One Nocardia iowensis DNA window includes the following coding sequences:
- a CDS encoding ribonuclease J, giving the protein MTEQSEPIARRPRRAATRTAGPPPPAPIEQPARTEKAVTSERPTAQPDSTAQPAVTAQPPVTVQSEVVVVQSEVAAQPDRPAATKSQPKQSNQAKAPAKKSSPRADASQGGQQARKSGRGRQQSGRGRAEQSAPQVDPRAAAAAHDRLGTPPRLAKNGLRVFALGGIGEIGRNMTVFEYGGKLLIVDCGVLFPEDQQPGVDLILPDFRPIEHRMDDVVAVVLTHGHEDHIGAVPFLLRLRSDIPVIGSKFTLALVAAKCREHRQQPKLVEVVEGQHTTHGPFGCEFFAVNHSIPDALAVAIRTPAGVVLHTGDIKLDQLPLDGRLTDLAGFSRLGDEGVDLFLVDSTNAEVPGFVTPEREIGGVLDTVIGKARNRVIVASFASHVHRIQQVVDVAQKYGRRICFVGRSMVRNMQIAQDLGYLTVPDSVVVDLDQAATLPGDRLVLISTGSQGEPLSALSRMARGDHRQINIREDDLVVLASSLIPGNENSVFAVVNGLARLGATVITQQNAKVHVSGHASAGELLYLYNAVRPTNAMPVHGEWRHLRANAALAVATGVPEDRVMLAEDGVVVDLVDGIASIVGRVPVGHVYVDGLSVGDVGESTLSDRLVLGEGGFISITVAIDETTGKAVSTPEVSGRGFSDDPTALTDAAELVEAELLRLATEGVTDIHRIAQSVRRVVGRWVADTYRRRPMIVPTVIGV; this is encoded by the coding sequence ATGACTGAGCAGAGTGAGCCGATCGCACGTCGTCCCCGTCGCGCCGCGACTCGCACCGCCGGACCGCCGCCGCCCGCGCCGATCGAGCAGCCTGCCCGCACCGAAAAGGCGGTGACTTCGGAGCGGCCCACAGCGCAGCCCGACAGCACAGCGCAGCCCGCAGTTACCGCGCAGCCGCCAGTAACGGTGCAATCGGAGGTCGTCGTAGTGCAGTCCGAAGTGGCCGCGCAACCAGATCGGCCCGCCGCGACGAAGTCGCAGCCCAAGCAGTCGAACCAGGCGAAAGCGCCTGCGAAGAAATCGTCCCCGCGCGCCGACGCATCGCAGGGCGGCCAGCAGGCCCGGAAATCCGGTCGCGGCCGCCAGCAGTCCGGCCGGGGTCGCGCCGAACAGTCTGCGCCCCAAGTGGATCCGCGTGCCGCGGCCGCCGCGCACGATCGCCTCGGCACGCCGCCGCGACTGGCCAAGAACGGGCTTCGTGTCTTCGCACTCGGCGGCATCGGCGAAATCGGCCGCAACATGACCGTTTTCGAGTACGGCGGCAAGCTGCTCATCGTCGACTGCGGCGTGCTGTTCCCGGAGGACCAGCAGCCCGGCGTCGACCTGATCCTGCCCGACTTCCGGCCCATCGAGCACCGGATGGACGATGTCGTCGCCGTCGTGCTCACGCACGGCCACGAGGACCACATCGGCGCGGTGCCGTTCCTGTTGCGGCTGCGCTCCGACATCCCGGTCATCGGCTCGAAGTTCACCCTCGCGCTGGTCGCGGCGAAATGCCGGGAGCACCGCCAGCAGCCGAAGCTGGTGGAGGTCGTCGAGGGCCAGCACACCACCCACGGACCGTTCGGCTGCGAATTCTTCGCCGTCAACCACTCCATCCCGGACGCGCTCGCCGTCGCCATCCGCACCCCGGCGGGCGTCGTGCTGCACACCGGCGACATCAAACTCGATCAGCTGCCCCTGGACGGTCGCCTCACCGACCTGGCCGGTTTCTCCCGGCTCGGCGATGAAGGTGTCGACCTGTTCCTGGTGGACTCCACCAACGCCGAGGTTCCCGGCTTCGTCACGCCGGAACGGGAGATCGGCGGCGTGCTCGACACGGTCATCGGCAAGGCGCGCAACCGAGTGATCGTCGCCTCGTTCGCCAGCCATGTGCATCGCATCCAGCAGGTCGTCGATGTCGCCCAGAAGTACGGCAGGCGGATCTGCTTCGTCGGCCGCTCGATGGTGCGCAACATGCAGATCGCGCAGGACCTCGGCTACCTGACGGTGCCCGACAGCGTGGTCGTCGACCTCGATCAGGCCGCGACGCTGCCCGGCGATCGGCTGGTGCTGATCTCCACCGGTTCGCAGGGCGAGCCGCTGTCCGCGTTGTCCAGGATGGCGCGCGGCGACCACCGGCAGATCAATATCCGCGAGGACGATCTGGTGGTGCTGGCCTCCTCGCTCATCCCGGGCAACGAGAACTCGGTGTTCGCGGTGGTGAACGGCCTGGCCCGGCTGGGCGCCACGGTGATCACTCAGCAGAACGCCAAGGTGCACGTCTCCGGGCACGCCTCGGCCGGTGAGCTGCTCTACCTGTACAACGCGGTGCGACCCACCAATGCCATGCCGGTGCACGGCGAATGGCGGCACCTGCGCGCCAACGCCGCGCTCGCCGTCGCGACCGGCGTGCCGGAGGACCGGGTCATGCTCGCCGAGGACGGCGTGGTGGTGGACCTGGTCGACGGGATCGCCTCGATTGTCGGCCGGGTGCCGGTCGGGCACGTGTACGTCGACGGGCTATCGGTCGGCGACGTCGGCGAATCGACGTTGTCGGACCGCTTGGTGCTCGGCGAGGGCGGGTTCATCTCGATCACCGTCGCGATCGACGAGACCACCGGCAAGGCGGTCAGCACGCCGGAGGTCAGCGGGCGCGGCTTCTCCGACGATCCCACGGCGCTCACCGACGCGGCCGAACTCGTCGAGGCCGAACTGCTGCGGCTGGCCACCGAAGGAGTCACCGATATCCACCGGATCGCGCAGAGCGTGCGGCGCGTCGTCGGCCGCTGGGTCGCCGACACCTACCGTCGTCGCCCGATGATCGTGCCGACGGTCATCGGCGTCTGA
- the dapA gene encoding 4-hydroxy-tetrahydrodipicolinate synthase, with product MVTPFGADGKLNVDAGVALAARLVDRGVDLLAISGTTGESPTTTESEKADLLRAVVDAVGTRATVIAGAGTYDTAHSIELARNAQRAGAHGLLVVTPYYSRPSQDGLLAHFTAVADATDLPVTLYDIPPRSVVPIATDTLRRLAEHPRIVAVKDAKGDLNAGADLIANTDLDFYSGDDTLNLPWLSVGATGFISVIGHLVPERLRELITAYTAGDVVRAREINASLVPLNSAMFRLGGVAMSKGGLRLLGIDAGEPRLPQLMPTPEQLDQLANDLRAAGVQA from the coding sequence ATGGTGACCCCCTTCGGTGCCGACGGCAAGCTCAATGTCGATGCCGGAGTCGCGCTCGCGGCCCGCTTGGTCGATCGCGGCGTCGATCTACTCGCCATCTCCGGAACTACCGGCGAGTCGCCGACCACCACCGAATCGGAAAAGGCGGACCTGCTCCGCGCCGTCGTCGACGCCGTCGGCACCCGTGCCACCGTGATCGCGGGCGCGGGCACCTACGACACCGCGCACTCCATCGAACTCGCGCGCAACGCCCAGCGGGCCGGCGCGCACGGCCTGCTCGTGGTGACGCCGTACTATTCGCGCCCCTCCCAGGACGGCCTGCTCGCGCACTTCACCGCGGTCGCCGACGCCACCGACCTGCCGGTCACGCTCTACGACATTCCACCGCGTTCGGTGGTACCGATCGCCACCGACACGCTTCGCCGGCTGGCCGAGCACCCGCGCATTGTCGCGGTGAAGGACGCCAAGGGCGACCTGAACGCGGGCGCGGATCTCATCGCGAACACCGACCTCGACTTCTATTCCGGCGACGACACGCTGAACCTGCCCTGGTTGTCGGTCGGCGCGACCGGATTCATCAGCGTCATCGGACATCTCGTGCCCGAGCGACTGCGCGAACTGATCACCGCCTACACCGCCGGTGACGTGGTGCGCGCTCGCGAGATCAACGCCAGCCTGGTGCCGCTGAACTCGGCGATGTTCCGGCTGGGCGGCGTCGCGATGAGCAAGGGCGGACTGCGCTTGCTCGGCATCGATGCCGGAGAACCACGGTTGCCGCAGTTGATGCCAACGCCGGAACAACTCGACCAACTTGCGAACGATCTACGAGCAGCAGGGGTGCAGGCATGA
- a CDS encoding winged helix-turn-helix domain-containing protein, whose translation MRKISVGVARRVALAAQGFVGRKPVRASRRAVLGVVGKTQLLQLDSVSAVVRAHYAPVFSRIGTYDRALIDEAAWSNGVRRPRRLVEYWAHEAALIPVEDWPLMRWRMARYEHGRWAGMRKTIERNPTLGKDILDVITEVGACTAGEVERHLELDKPRPKGSWWNLSDTKMICEQLFAAGALSVDKRVGFARHYDLVERVIPPDILARTVSEQDAVRELVLRAATAHGIGTEPDLRDYYRLQRSQTEPAIADLIDAGELLPVEVEGWDKPAYLRAGTPIPRRVEAAALLCPFDPLIFFRARTERLFDFHYRIEIYTPEAKRVHGYYVFPFLLNGELVGRVDLRAERAAGRLSVPAAFAEPGHDTPATAAALTETLREMADWLELDKVVIGDRGNLAPLL comes from the coding sequence ATGCGGAAGATTAGTGTGGGGGTGGCGCGGCGGGTTGCGTTGGCGGCGCAGGGGTTTGTGGGGCGGAAGCCGGTGCGGGCGTCGCGGCGGGCGGTGCTCGGGGTGGTGGGGAAAACGCAACTGTTGCAGTTGGATTCGGTGTCGGCGGTGGTGCGGGCGCACTATGCGCCGGTGTTCAGTCGGATCGGGACTTACGATCGGGCGCTGATCGACGAGGCGGCGTGGAGCAATGGGGTGCGGCGGCCGCGGCGGCTGGTGGAGTACTGGGCGCACGAGGCGGCGCTGATTCCGGTCGAGGACTGGCCGCTGATGCGGTGGCGGATGGCTCGGTACGAGCACGGCCGCTGGGCGGGCATGCGCAAGACGATCGAACGCAATCCCACACTGGGCAAAGACATTTTGGATGTGATCACCGAGGTCGGCGCGTGCACCGCCGGTGAGGTGGAGCGCCACCTCGAACTGGATAAGCCGCGCCCCAAGGGTTCCTGGTGGAACCTCAGCGACACCAAGATGATCTGCGAGCAACTGTTCGCCGCGGGCGCGCTCTCGGTGGACAAGCGCGTCGGCTTCGCCAGACACTACGACCTCGTCGAACGCGTCATCCCGCCGGATATCTTGGCGCGCACCGTTTCCGAGCAGGACGCGGTACGCGAACTGGTGCTCCGCGCGGCCACCGCACACGGCATCGGCACCGAACCCGACCTGCGGGATTACTACCGGCTGCAGCGCAGCCAAACCGAACCGGCCATCGCCGACCTGATCGACGCGGGCGAACTGCTCCCGGTCGAGGTCGAGGGCTGGGACAAGCCCGCCTACCTACGCGCAGGCACCCCGATCCCACGCCGCGTCGAGGCCGCCGCCCTGCTGTGCCCGTTCGACCCGCTGATCTTCTTCCGTGCCCGCACCGAACGCCTCTTCGACTTCCACTACCGCATCGAGATCTACACCCCCGAAGCCAAACGGGTACACGGCTATTACGTCTTCCCGTTCCTCCTGAACGGCGAACTGGTCGGCCGAGTCGACCTCCGCGCCGAACGCGCGGCCGGTCGCCTCTCCGTCCCCGCCGCTTTCGCCGAACCCGGCCACGACACACCCGCCACCGCAGCGGCCCTCACCGAAACCCTCCGCGAAATGGCCGACTGGCTAGAACTCGACAAGGTTGTAATCGGCGACCGAGGCAACCTCGCACCCCTGCTGTAG
- a CDS encoding sensor histidine kinase: MSRQSGYEGASDRILRRFGLAIGIAGVIVAVVELPEIADQSRFVAGGWTVLTVALAFGLFPVLAAVSIASSRQIIQLVSGAAAVSFLAAMAVIPFAYPDPAPEASSVWLYRVLALGVLAAVLAWRPMWAVIYLVIGAALSAFANGFVVPNTTPLVWAGDFVRSAGLCALFLWCAIYAKAAADRVDRESAIESRRAAAVAGAAARDRERARFAALIHDAVLSTLLDASRAGTDSPVLRRQAERTLEQLDECRVGEVEPNRLDAQSATGFLRSAVHEVNPGIRFTARRWAGFDDLRLPVDAAGTIAAALTEAVRNSLRHATVPGREVQRSVTVTISAGGIRVVFRDDGAGFDLSQVPADRLGISVSILGRMRQLAGGAGFVESQPGEGTTVTLVWGSDG, encoded by the coding sequence GTGTCCCGGCAGAGTGGGTACGAGGGCGCGTCCGATCGCATCCTGCGCCGGTTCGGACTGGCCATCGGGATCGCCGGGGTGATCGTCGCGGTGGTGGAACTGCCGGAGATCGCGGACCAGAGCCGGTTCGTCGCGGGCGGCTGGACGGTCCTCACGGTGGCGCTGGCATTCGGGTTGTTCCCGGTGCTGGCCGCGGTGTCGATCGCGTCGAGCAGGCAGATCATTCAGCTGGTCTCCGGTGCGGCGGCGGTGAGTTTCCTCGCGGCGATGGCGGTGATCCCGTTCGCGTATCCCGATCCCGCGCCCGAGGCATCCTCGGTCTGGCTGTATCGCGTGCTCGCACTGGGCGTGCTTGCGGCCGTGCTGGCGTGGCGGCCGATGTGGGCGGTCATCTACCTCGTGATCGGTGCCGCGCTCTCGGCATTCGCGAACGGGTTCGTGGTGCCGAATACGACGCCACTGGTGTGGGCCGGTGACTTCGTGCGGTCGGCCGGTCTGTGCGCGCTGTTCCTGTGGTGCGCCATCTATGCCAAGGCGGCCGCGGATCGCGTTGACCGTGAGTCGGCGATCGAGAGCAGGCGCGCGGCGGCCGTCGCGGGCGCGGCGGCGCGCGATCGCGAACGTGCGCGCTTCGCCGCGCTGATCCACGACGCGGTGCTGTCAACCCTGCTGGACGCTTCCCGGGCGGGCACCGATTCCCCGGTGCTGCGCCGGCAAGCCGAACGGACACTCGAACAGCTCGACGAATGCCGGGTCGGCGAGGTGGAACCGAACCGGTTGGATGCGCAGTCGGCCACCGGGTTTCTGCGCTCGGCCGTGCACGAGGTCAACCCCGGTATCCGGTTTACCGCCCGGCGCTGGGCCGGATTCGACGATCTCCGACTGCCGGTGGACGCCGCGGGCACTATCGCCGCCGCGCTCACCGAGGCGGTGCGCAACAGTTTGCGGCACGCCACCGTGCCGGGCCGCGAAGTGCAGCGCAGCGTCACGGTGACCATCAGCGCGGGTGGTATCCGGGTGGTCTTCCGGGACGACGGCGCGGGATTCGATCTGAGTCAGGTGCCCGCCGACCGCCTCGGTATCTCGGTGAGCATTCTCGGGCGGATGCGCCAGCTGGCCGGCGGCGCGGGCTTCGTGGAATCGCAGCCGGGCGAGGGCACCACGGTGACGCTGGTGTGGGGTAGCGATGGCTGA
- a CDS encoding DNA-binding response regulator, translating to MTLAEGGENAPRRIGVVEDHESVAIGLAAMLAPESDLDLVLTAGTVPELLAAAQDLPQLDLVVLDLRLADGSTPEDNVRALRDRGIEVLIFTGADNAFLVRSAARAGVLGVVRKSEDVQTVVAAVRRAASGEQVVTTDWAAAIDGDPQLSDVGLSPRQEEVLTLYASGEKASRVARLTGLSEQTVNDYLGRIRQKYADAGRPAPTKTDLYKRAVEDGWLPVPERHPRA from the coding sequence GTGACGTTGGCCGAAGGGGGCGAGAACGCACCGCGCCGGATCGGAGTGGTCGAAGACCACGAATCGGTTGCGATCGGACTGGCCGCCATGCTTGCGCCGGAATCCGACCTCGACCTGGTGCTGACCGCCGGTACGGTGCCGGAACTGCTGGCCGCCGCCCAGGACCTGCCGCAACTGGACCTGGTCGTGCTCGATCTGCGATTGGCCGATGGGTCGACGCCCGAAGACAACGTGCGCGCCCTGCGCGACCGTGGCATCGAGGTATTGATCTTCACCGGCGCGGACAACGCGTTCCTGGTGCGTTCCGCCGCGCGGGCCGGTGTGCTCGGCGTGGTGCGCAAATCCGAGGACGTGCAGACCGTGGTCGCGGCGGTGCGCCGCGCGGCTTCCGGTGAACAGGTGGTGACCACCGACTGGGCGGCCGCCATCGACGGCGACCCGCAACTGTCCGACGTCGGGCTCAGCCCGCGTCAGGAAGAGGTGCTCACGCTGTACGCGTCCGGCGAGAAGGCCTCCCGGGTCGCGCGTTTGACCGGTCTGTCCGAACAGACGGTCAACGACTACCTCGGTCGCATCCGGCAGAAGTACGCCGACGCGGGACGGCCGGCGCCGACCAAGACCGACCTGTACAAGCGGGCGGTGGAGGACGGCTGGCTTCCGGTGCCCGAGCGGCATCCGCGCGCATGA
- a CDS encoding flavodoxin family protein: MAQLLIIHHTPSPHMQAMFEAVVSGATDPEIEGVEVVRRAALAVTASDVLAADGYLLGSPANLGYMSGALKHAFDTFYYPCLDSTRGRPFGLYLHGNEGTEGAENGIARVTTGLGWEQAAAPVILSGPPSKDDIQRCWELGATLAAQLMGE, encoded by the coding sequence GTGGCGCAGCTGCTGATCATCCATCACACGCCGTCCCCGCACATGCAGGCGATGTTCGAGGCGGTGGTGTCCGGCGCGACCGACCCGGAGATCGAAGGCGTCGAGGTCGTGCGCCGCGCCGCGCTGGCCGTCACCGCTTCCGACGTGCTCGCCGCCGACGGGTACCTGCTCGGCAGTCCGGCGAATCTGGGTTACATGTCGGGCGCGCTCAAGCATGCGTTCGACACGTTCTACTACCCGTGTCTCGACTCGACTCGGGGTCGGCCGTTCGGCTTATATCTGCACGGTAACGAGGGCACCGAGGGCGCCGAAAACGGCATCGCACGGGTGACCACCGGTCTCGGCTGGGAGCAGGCGGCCGCGCCGGTAATCCTGTCGGGACCACCGAGTAAGGACGACATTCAGCGCTGCTGGGAACTCGGCGCAACCCTCGCCGCTCAACTGATGGGCGAATGA
- a CDS encoding TetR/AcrR family transcriptional regulator, translating into MPQRNSVWLRPAKAARTPPALDRDQIVATAVALLDEESVQGLTMRKLAARLEVPPMTLYGYVSTKDDLLEFAVDAVFAETLDDTAPSGEWRADLTAIGHRTFQALLRHPWAAALVGDNPPMGPAAVAQFGTILRVLTDAGFSGEQLDAAMAGFYYYVLGAALAESAWARAGRPDSLAPEHVSHLTSADGRDITPVAEYFGRYPRPDSTRRFEQGLHCVLDGLRRS; encoded by the coding sequence ATGCCCCAACGGAATTCGGTATGGCTGCGCCCGGCAAAGGCGGCGCGCACCCCTCCGGCACTCGACCGCGACCAGATCGTGGCCACCGCCGTCGCACTACTCGACGAGGAGTCCGTGCAAGGCCTGACCATGCGCAAACTCGCCGCCCGACTCGAAGTGCCCCCGATGACGCTGTACGGATACGTGTCCACCAAGGACGACCTGCTGGAATTCGCGGTGGACGCGGTGTTCGCAGAGACTCTCGACGACACCGCTCCGTCCGGAGAGTGGCGCGCCGACCTCACCGCGATCGGACATCGGACGTTCCAGGCTTTGCTGCGGCACCCATGGGCAGCGGCGCTGGTCGGCGACAACCCGCCGATGGGCCCCGCCGCCGTCGCGCAATTCGGCACGATCCTGCGCGTGCTGACCGACGCGGGCTTCTCTGGCGAGCAACTCGACGCGGCAATGGCCGGTTTCTACTACTACGTGCTCGGCGCGGCACTGGCCGAATCCGCTTGGGCGCGAGCCGGTCGACCGGATTCGTTAGCGCCAGAACACGTTTCACACTTGACGTCCGCCGACGGCCGCGACATCACGCCGGTCGCGGAGTACTTCGGCCGATACCCACGCCCCGACTCGACACGACGATTCGAACAGGGTCTGCACTGCGTCCTGGACGGCCTGCGTCGATCTTGA
- a CDS encoding flavin monoamine oxidase family protein, translated as MSQPQNRRVDVVVIGAGLSGLAAARRLVDGGQSVAVLEAKPRVGGRTRNGRAGAVILDEGASLVYPVHQNVFRLAAAHGVELFEGSFDGRFLFYADGLAHTFQFGSTRGMKLLGNPALRPLLRVALGLAARWKQLPMRPDDLLDLVRAIRLLDELAATVPPHAPWTAPDAVELDRRTMGSWLAAEVPSAQARRLFESSFAGYFPASVSLLFALHFLNTWGGVGSLLSGQQTKIFRFADGAQALARAIAASLGERVILDSPVQEIAWQGRDVVVRSAAAEFDAKRVIMAITPSGVRNVRFDPKLPIDRTLLQDSWQPVHGRKINVVYPQPFWREAGLSGSALGDLDAIPGVTDVSPPDGSIGILASYVTVNEAEDDADRRREAVLAAYARLFGPPALEPVAYVEKNWADEPYTFGCEGGLTTGALTTARRLPKAPVGRLHWAGVETADTWMGFMSGAIQAGERAADEVLAAS; from the coding sequence ATGTCGCAGCCACAGAACCGACGGGTCGATGTAGTCGTGATCGGCGCCGGACTATCAGGGCTGGCGGCCGCGCGGCGATTGGTGGACGGTGGGCAGTCCGTCGCTGTGCTGGAAGCCAAGCCGCGGGTCGGCGGGCGAACGCGTAACGGGCGAGCGGGGGCGGTCATCCTGGACGAGGGTGCTTCGCTGGTATATCCGGTGCACCAGAACGTCTTTCGGCTGGCCGCAGCCCATGGCGTCGAGCTGTTCGAGGGCAGTTTCGACGGGCGCTTCCTGTTCTATGCCGATGGTCTCGCGCACACCTTTCAGTTCGGATCGACGCGCGGTATGAAGTTGCTCGGCAACCCGGCGCTGCGGCCGCTGTTGCGGGTGGCGCTCGGCCTCGCGGCACGGTGGAAGCAGTTGCCGATGCGGCCCGATGACCTGCTGGACCTCGTCCGGGCGATCAGGCTACTGGACGAACTGGCCGCGACCGTGCCGCCGCACGCGCCGTGGACTGCACCCGACGCCGTCGAACTCGATCGGCGCACGATGGGTTCCTGGTTGGCGGCGGAAGTGCCGTCGGCTCAGGCACGCCGATTGTTCGAGTCGAGCTTCGCCGGGTACTTTCCCGCGTCGGTGTCACTCCTGTTCGCCTTGCACTTCCTGAACACCTGGGGCGGCGTGGGCTCGCTGCTCTCCGGACAGCAGACCAAGATTTTCCGGTTCGCCGACGGCGCACAAGCATTGGCGCGTGCGATCGCCGCGTCGCTCGGTGAACGGGTGATCCTCGACTCCCCCGTCCAGGAGATCGCCTGGCAGGGTCGCGATGTCGTAGTGCGCAGCGCCGCTGCGGAATTCGACGCGAAGCGGGTGATCATGGCGATTACCCCTTCGGGGGTTCGGAATGTGCGCTTCGATCCGAAACTGCCGATCGACCGCACCCTGTTGCAGGATTCGTGGCAGCCGGTGCACGGCCGCAAGATCAATGTCGTTTACCCGCAACCATTTTGGCGTGAAGCGGGGCTGTCCGGTTCGGCACTCGGCGACCTCGACGCGATCCCCGGCGTCACCGACGTATCGCCACCGGACGGCTCGATCGGCATCTTGGCCAGTTACGTGACGGTGAACGAAGCCGAGGACGATGCTGACAGACGACGCGAGGCAGTGCTGGCGGCGTATGCGCGTTTGTTCGGCCCGCCCGCGCTCGAACCCGTTGCGTACGTAGAAAAGAACTGGGCAGACGAGCCTTACACGTTCGGCTGCGAGGGCGGATTGACCACCGGCGCGCTGACCACCGCCCGTCGCCTACCGAAGGCACCGGTCGGCCGACTGCACTGGGCCGGCGTCGAAACCGCCGACACCTGGATGGGTTTCATGAGCGGCGCCATCCAGGCGGGTGAGCGCGCCGCCGACGAGGTCCTCGCCGCGAGCTGA
- the dapB gene encoding 4-hydroxy-tetrahydrodipicolinate reductase yields MTIRVGVLGARGKVGQAICAAVEAAADLELVAAVDKDDSLDAFTESNTQVVVDFTHPDVVMGNLKFLVQNGIHAVVGTTGFDAARLDEVRAWLADRPETGVLIAPNFAIGAVLSMRFAEQAARFFESVEVIELHHPNKADAPSGTAYRTAGLIAAAREQAGIGRSPDATSTELDGARGADVDGVRVHSVRLAGLVAHQEVLFGTQGETLTIRHDSIDRSSFAPGVLLGVREIANRPGLTVGLDPFLDL; encoded by the coding sequence GTGACCATACGGGTCGGAGTGCTCGGAGCGCGCGGCAAAGTCGGACAAGCAATCTGTGCGGCCGTGGAAGCGGCGGCCGACCTGGAACTCGTCGCGGCCGTCGACAAAGACGATTCGCTCGACGCGTTCACCGAATCGAACACGCAGGTGGTCGTCGACTTCACCCATCCAGACGTGGTGATGGGGAACCTGAAGTTCCTGGTGCAGAACGGCATCCACGCCGTCGTCGGCACCACCGGCTTCGACGCCGCCCGCCTCGACGAAGTGCGCGCCTGGCTGGCCGACCGCCCCGAAACCGGCGTGCTGATCGCACCGAACTTCGCCATCGGCGCGGTGCTGTCCATGCGGTTCGCCGAACAAGCTGCCCGGTTCTTCGAATCGGTAGAAGTCATCGAACTGCACCACCCGAACAAGGCCGACGCACCCTCCGGCACCGCCTACCGCACCGCCGGACTGATTGCCGCCGCCCGCGAGCAGGCAGGCATCGGCCGCAGCCCCGACGCCACCAGCACCGAACTGGACGGCGCCCGCGGCGCCGACGTCGACGGCGTCCGAGTGCACTCGGTCCGCCTCGCCGGCCTGGTCGCCCACCAGGAAGTGCTGTTCGGCACCCAGGGTGAAACCCTCACCATCCGGCACGACTCCATCGACCGCTCCTCCTTCGCCCCCGGCGTGCTGCTCGGCGTCCGCGAGATCGCCAACCGCCCCGGCCTCACCGTCGGCCTCGACCCCTTCCTCGACCTGTGA
- a CDS encoding alpha/beta fold hydrolase, which translates to MTSIRERAAVFLQEHDSKRLVVGQHDWHYYTGGGGDPVLLLSGGAGIGIGWIDLAHALVPRFRTLAPDYPSSVGSCAELVDGLVALLDAEGIDLVHVVGQSAGGMFAELLSRRAPDRVRSLILSSTGLYGPEDVERLRMRVETTLATPWSETQEAIRTALRGTWKDSDDAEFWIEQVVSTSDAAGSAGAANSYRLLLELAEGVDELMRGPAWDGPTLIFRADDDPLITTSHTERLRELHPNCDFRTFAEGGHSLLLSRTADYIDVVHEFLTAS; encoded by the coding sequence GTGACTTCGATTCGTGAGCGGGCAGCGGTTTTTCTTCAGGAGCACGACAGCAAAAGACTTGTTGTCGGGCAACATGATTGGCACTACTACACCGGCGGTGGAGGCGATCCGGTGTTGTTGCTCAGCGGCGGTGCGGGGATCGGTATCGGCTGGATCGATCTGGCGCACGCGCTGGTACCGCGGTTCCGAACCCTTGCTCCCGACTATCCGTCGAGCGTGGGGTCCTGTGCGGAGTTGGTCGATGGCCTGGTGGCGCTGCTCGATGCGGAGGGGATCGATCTGGTTCATGTGGTCGGTCAGTCGGCGGGTGGCATGTTCGCCGAACTCCTTTCGCGTCGTGCGCCGGATCGGGTCCGATCGCTGATCTTGTCGAGCACCGGGTTGTACGGGCCGGAAGATGTGGAGCGCCTGCGTATGCGAGTCGAGACCACCTTGGCGACGCCATGGTCGGAGACCCAGGAAGCGATTCGTACCGCGTTGCGCGGCACCTGGAAGGACTCCGATGACGCCGAGTTCTGGATCGAACAGGTGGTGTCGACCTCCGACGCGGCGGGCAGCGCGGGTGCCGCCAATTCGTATCGTCTACTGCTCGAACTCGCCGAGGGCGTCGACGAACTCATGCGTGGTCCCGCCTGGGACGGACCCACCCTGATTTTCCGCGCGGACGACGATCCGCTGATCACCACCTCCCACACCGAGCGCCTGCGCGAACTGCACCCGAACTGCGATTTCCGCACCTTCGCCGAGGGCGGTCATTCATTGCTATTGAGTCGAACCGCCGATTACATCGATGTAGTGCACGAATTCCTCACGGCGTCCTGA
- a CDS encoding type II toxin-antitoxin system VapC family toxin has protein sequence MRNYLLDTSAVSEWVKPRPDPGLTQWLHTTDEDRLHLSVITLGEIRKGIEKMPDSPKKRRLVEWLTESLIDRFEGRLLSVDATVAQAWGRMVARTEGNGNPVEPADALIAATAVSHGLEVVTRNVGHFGPTGVAIVCPWHG, from the coding sequence GTGAGGAACTATCTGCTCGATACGAGTGCGGTGTCGGAATGGGTGAAGCCTCGGCCGGATCCCGGCCTCACCCAATGGCTCCACACGACTGACGAGGACCGGCTTCATCTCAGCGTCATCACCCTCGGCGAAATCCGTAAGGGCATCGAGAAGATGCCGGATTCGCCCAAGAAGCGGCGGCTGGTGGAGTGGCTGACGGAATCGCTGATCGACCGGTTCGAAGGGCGCCTCCTGTCGGTAGACGCGACAGTCGCACAAGCATGGGGACGGATGGTTGCGCGAACTGAAGGGAACGGAAATCCGGTCGAGCCGGCGGACGCGCTGATCGCGGCGACCGCCGTATCGCACGGGCTGGAGGTTGTCACGCGGAATGTCGGACATTTCGGACCGACCGGGGTGGCGATCGTATGTCCCTGGCACGGCTAG